The Oxalobacter aliiformigenes nucleotide sequence AGACGGTATGGTCTTTTCCTCTCCGGTTTATGAAATCACCATCAAGGACGATGCCGGCGGCGATCCTCTGATCGTTCCGGATTCCATCGTGGCACTGGGCATGATGTCCCGCGAAACCCTGGACGAACTGGTCGCACTGAACGCGAAAGCCATGGCACTGATCCACGATCTGTTCAAACAGAAAGGACTCGATCTCTGGGACATCAAGATCGAATGGGGCAAGGATGCCGAAACCGGCAAACTCATGCTGATCGACGAAGTCAGCGCGAACGGTTGCCGTGCCTATGATATGAGCGGTGAAAACAAGATCGCGGGTTCGGCATTGTCCGACTGCTTCCGTGCCTGAAACCGGCTGATTTCACGGGGAAAAACCGGCAAATCCTGACGGACTTGCCGGTTTTTGTGTATGCATACTGTTACAAAACAGCGGCCTGCAAACAAAAAGCCGGATGAAATCATCATCCGGCCTGTGGAAACCGGCGTTGATCCGCCAGAAACTTTCCTTACAAGGGCTGTACCTCATTAACATCGTCACGTGGAACCTCGAATTGCATAAATGACAAGGATGAGCGGATATGGATCAACTGATCCAGCTTTGCATCGATCGTCTCATGCGTGCTGACCGCCTCATCCAGCGTATAAAGTTCATTATCCAGTGAAAGGACCGGGCAGGGCACAGGTGCGTCAGCCGGCAAAATTTCACTCAGGACAAACGTCGACTTGTGTCCCCGGCCTTCCTTGCGGGAAAATTTCGCATACCCGAGCACATCGGCGCCACTGTTGCCGAACGCCAGATAAAACTCGGACATCTGGGCTTCATGGGACAATTTCACCCGGGTCAGATAACCCACATTGTTCTTCGGCACACGCATAAAACTCATGCGATACCTGGAAATCGCGTTACTGCAGTCACGAACCAGCAAATCTTCCAGTCGATGCCTCGTCGCATCAATCTCCTTGCGTTTTTTATAAAGGACATACAACTGAACCATAATCATTCCGCCGAAAATGAAAACAGAAAAGGCCAGAAAAACAAGCATCGCTTCCACTTTGATCACTCCTCATAAGACAATAGTTGACAACACGGAAAGTTCAGTTTTTCTTAATATATCCTTCGATAAATACTAATATAAATGACTTGCAATTTTATAAAAATGACGATAAGCAATTTTTTGAAAACAAATTGTTGTAAAAATTAAACGAAACAGCAAGCACTGTCCATCCATCGTAATGGTAGCCGGATAAGGAAGACCGATTTAGCCGTATCCAGTTTTATCTGATTGCATCGTCCATGTATCCGCGCAATAAAACTGCACATTTATCCTGAATCCTGTAAATACAGATAGCAAAATGGCAGGAAAAAACAGGAGCTTGATTGTTCCGAAACTATTACAAGACCATCATAGCCACCTGATTTTGCATCATCCACATAGGCGGCTCACGCATCATGGTCATCAAGGCAGAATTTGTTGTTATGAAGCTGGTGAAAATACAGTCTTGACGCTGTGTCAGTCAGCCTAAAGATGCTCCATAAAATTTCGCATAATTTGTATTATGTAAAATTACTGAAGAAAAATCTTCTTCAATATTGGAAACTTTGATATATTTTTCGAATAATTTCGACATTCGAATGAAATATGAAAAAAACTGTCAAGACCAATTCTTCCATCAATACTGTGGTTTTCGATCTGGGGGGTGTACTGATTGACTGGAATCCCAGACATCTTTACAGGAAAATCTTTGGAGATGATGAGAATGGCATGGAAACTTTCCTAGCTGAAGTTTGCCATTCCGAATGGAACTTGCAACAGGATCGTGGTCGCCCATGGCAAGATGCGATTGCCGAAGCTATCACACGTTTTCCGGATCAGGAAGCCAACATCAGGGCATATCGTGAACGCTGGGATGAAATGCTGAAAGGACCTATTGAAGGAACCGTAAACATACTGGAAGAACTGAAATCGACAGGTCTGAGATTATTGGCACTGACGAATTGGTCCGCCGAAACCTTTCCCATTGCAGAAAAACGTTTTGCGTTTCTCGAATGGTTCGATGGGATTCTGGTATCCGGTCAGGAAAAACTGGCCAAGCCAGATCCCGCTGTTTTTCATTTACTGATCCAGCGTTACTGCCTGGCTCCTTCCCGCACTGTCTTTGTCGACGATCAACCTTACAATACGGAAGCGGCAGCAAAAGAAGGTTTCAAAGCAATCCGTTTCACTACTCCTGTCAACCTGCGTCGTGAATTGCAGACACTCGGAATTCGCTTAAACCAGAAATAACTCCAGTCATTTCTTTTGCATTCTTTGCCATGACCGATATACCCTGCTCTCGCTTTCTGGTTATTTCCGCATGAAAATAAAAATGAAACCCTACCGGCTTTCACCAGCAGTACTTCTCTCCGGACCGCCGAAGCATCCACAACGAAAATCCGATATATGAGGATAACTGAACCTGTACACCGCACAGATTCTGGCGATGTAATCGGTACCTGTACGGGTATTTGCCATAACCCCGATCTTTCCTCCCCTTCCCTCGTTTACGAGAAACCGCTGGAATAACTGGCAGTCGATTTCTTTCCGTCAATAGCGGGACGGATATAACGCAAGAAATGTTTTTTATTCGAGAGAATCGGGCAAGAAACGGGCAATTCTGTATATTCGATTCATATGTCTGTCATGCAAGAATACTCACCGGATAATAAAACAGGAGGGAAAAGTATGCGATATACCCATCTGGGACGTACCGGTCTTGTCGTCAGTCGGCTTGCACTGGGTACGATGAATTTCGGTCATGTTACCGATGAAGCGGCCAGCCATGCCATAATGGACAGAGCCGTCGAAGCGGGAATCAATCTATTCGATACGGCCGATGTCTATGGCGGTC carries:
- a CDS encoding HAD family hydrolase — encoded protein: MKKTVKTNSSINTVVFDLGGVLIDWNPRHLYRKIFGDDENGMETFLAEVCHSEWNLQQDRGRPWQDAIAEAITRFPDQEANIRAYRERWDEMLKGPIEGTVNILEELKSTGLRLLALTNWSAETFPIAEKRFAFLEWFDGILVSGQEKLAKPDPAVFHLLIQRYCLAPSRTVFVDDQPYNTEAAAKEGFKAIRFTTPVNLRRELQTLGIRLNQK